Genomic DNA from Sphingobium sp. V4:
CATTCTTGATCTTCAGCAGCGCGTCCAGGACCATCGGACCGCAGGAGTCGAGGTCGATCTCATAGGTGTCATAACGCGGATTTTCGCCGGAGTCGGGATCGTAGCGATAGACCTTGAAGCTGCGGACGTTGGTCGCCCCTTCAGGCGCCTTGTGGGTCACGCCCTTGCCGCTGATCTTGCTGTTCTTGGGCAACGCAAATTCGGCCATCGCTCGTCGAGCCTCTTCGTCGATGTCTGTCTGTTGGGGGTCCGCATAACGAAAAATCTGCAAAGGTCCAGCACCGAGGACCATGTTTCTGCCCGCAAAGCCTTGTTGCAAATGGCTTGCAGATCAGCATGGCGGCCAAGTCCGCGTCTTGCTTCCTTCACCATCCGCGCTAGGGCGACGAAATCTGTGGGGAACTCCTATTGCCGATCGACATCGCCTTTCTCGCCATCGCCGAGGCCCAGCAACTCTATCATTGGCTGCCCGCCGCGCTGGAACTGGCGCGCCGGCCCGATGTACGGGTCAGCATCTTGTCCCCTTCGGACATGATATTGGCGCTGGTGACAAGCTATGATCCAGAAGGCCGCCTGAACATCGTTCGCCTGGCGCGGCCGCCATCGCGGCCCGACTCGCTCTTCCGCCAGCCCTCGCGGCTGGCGACCCTGCTGCTCAACTTGTCCACCATCGCCCGCTTCCCGACGCTCGTGACCACCGAGATCAGCAGCGCCTGGCTCCGCCGCATACCCGGCTTCCATCCCCGCCTCATCCTCATCAAGCATGGCGCGGGCGACCGGGAGGGCGGCTACAAGAAACGCCACGCCGATTTCGACCTGACCCTGGTCGCGGGCGAAAAGGATCGCCGCCGCATGATCGAGCGCGGCCTATGCACCGCCGAGACGGTCGCCGTCGGCGGCTATCCCAAGTTCGAACTGAAGGCGGCGCGGCAGCGCTTCTTCCCCGACGACAAGCCGCTCCTGCTCTACAATCCGCATTTCGATCCGGCGCTGTCGTCATGGATCAAGCACGGCCCCGACGTTCTGGCCGCGCTGGAGTCGCTGACCGGCTGGAACGTCATCATCGCCCCGCACACCAAGCTGGCACGCAAGGTGCCGGCGATCACCAGCAGCGCGCCGCACATCCGGATCGACATGGGCAGCCGCCGGTCGATCGACATGAGCTATACGATGAGCGCGGACGTCTATCTGGGTGACGTATCGAGCCAGGTCTATGAGTTCCTTATCGAACCGCGCCCCTGCATCTTCCTCAACCTCGACCGGCACGACGGGTCGGGCGATGCCTTCGCCCACTGGAAGCTGGGGCAGGTCATCGAGCGGGCCGACGCCCTGCCCGCCGCCCTCGCCCGCGCGAACGACTTGCAACCGGGCTATGTTGCTGCGCAAAAGGCGGCAATGCAGCAATCCATCGACCTGTCCCCGGTCCCCGCGTCGCAGCGCCAGGCCGACCTCATCCTGAATTTCGCGACAGCCCCCAAGGACTCATAACGCCATGAGCCAGACGATCACCACCACCCTCGGCCCGGTCCGCCTGCTCGGCGAGAATGCGACGCCGATCTGGGGCATGTCCAATGCCGAGCGCAACCGCCGCATGGCGGAAAGCGCGGCGAAGAACGGCAGCATACTCGCGCCAGGGCATGAACTGCTGTTCAACCTGGCCTATGCCTTCGACCCTTTGCTGCTGCGCCTCGCGCTCGAAACGCCGGGCACGCTGTTCGCCTGGGGACGGACGCCCATTGTCGGGCAGGTGCCGGTGGGCAGCGATCCGCTCGCGGCGCCGACGGTCATCGACCTGTCGGACGGCCGCAAGCTCTACAATCGCCAGCTTCGCAAGCTGGAACAGCCGATGGTGCGCGAACTCACCCCGGGCACCCGGCGCGAGATCGAGCGGCGCAG
This window encodes:
- a CDS encoding glycosyl transferase, with the translated sequence MPIDIAFLAIAEAQQLYHWLPAALELARRPDVRVSILSPSDMILALVTSYDPEGRLNIVRLARPPSRPDSLFRQPSRLATLLLNLSTIARFPTLVTTEISSAWLRRIPGFHPRLILIKHGAGDREGGYKKRHADFDLTLVAGEKDRRRMIERGLCTAETVAVGGYPKFELKAARQRFFPDDKPLLLYNPHFDPALSSWIKHGPDVLAALESLTGWNVIIAPHTKLARKVPAITSSAPHIRIDMGSRRSIDMSYTMSADVYLGDVSSQVYEFLIEPRPCIFLNLDRHDGSGDAFAHWKLGQVIERADALPAALARANDLQPGYVAAQKAAMQQSIDLSPVPASQRQADLILNFATAPKDS